Proteins encoded together in one Otariodibacter oris window:
- the qseC gene encoding quorum sensing histidine kinase QseC — protein sequence MQIISQKSLRFRLISIISLTALIIWVVSTTIAWLQARKEINHVFDTQQIIFAQRLASSNLHSLLRETSRPYLKRMSKRLLDKENIDDDALAFAIFTASGKMILSDGRNGDNFIYQNTTGFSESQIQDDDDTWRIFWTPMNDDKRLIVAVGQELDYRKDLTEEIVLSQMWIWFASLPLLIGLIVWLISRELRTINQVSQQVKYRTPEDNSMISTGNLPIEIHPLINGLNQFFQRTSSMLLRERRFTSDAAHELRSPLAALKIQTEVAQIAGEDTALREQALSNLTKGIDRAAQLIEQLLTLSRLDNLESLEGVEDIHWEQLITSLISERYFAAQQRNIELAFNLINKPIIHQGQPLLLSLMLRNLIDNAIKYGREGSMVTVILNTHNLIIEDNGGGVSDDDLDKLGQRFYRPAGQNEKGSGLGLSIVKRIAELHQYHIHLSHHFDSNHNKGLKVTIEW from the coding sequence ATGCAGATAATTAGCCAAAAAAGTTTACGCTTTCGTTTAATTTCAATTATTTCACTCACAGCTCTTATCATTTGGGTAGTTTCTACAACTATTGCTTGGTTACAAGCGCGTAAAGAAATTAATCATGTTTTTGATACTCAACAAATCATATTTGCACAACGGTTAGCAAGTTCGAATTTACACTCGCTTTTACGCGAAACCTCTCGCCCCTACCTCAAAAGAATGAGTAAACGATTATTGGATAAAGAAAATATTGATGATGATGCGTTAGCCTTTGCTATTTTTACTGCCAGTGGAAAAATGATTCTAAGCGATGGACGTAATGGTGATAATTTTATTTACCAAAATACTACTGGATTTTCTGAATCACAAATTCAAGATGATGATGATACTTGGCGTATCTTTTGGACGCCAATGAATGATGATAAAAGGCTAATTGTAGCAGTAGGACAAGAACTTGATTACCGTAAAGATCTTACAGAAGAAATTGTATTAAGCCAAATGTGGATTTGGTTTGCTAGCTTACCCTTGTTAATTGGCTTAATTGTTTGGTTGATTAGCAGAGAATTAAGAACAATCAATCAAGTCAGTCAGCAAGTAAAGTATCGTACTCCTGAAGATAATTCTATGATTTCAACGGGAAATTTACCAATAGAAATTCATCCTTTAATTAATGGATTAAACCAGTTTTTTCAACGTACCTCTTCCATGTTATTAAGAGAACGACGTTTTACATCTGATGCGGCCCATGAGCTAAGAAGCCCTTTAGCTGCTCTAAAAATCCAAACAGAAGTAGCACAAATTGCAGGGGAAGATACTGCATTAAGAGAACAAGCTCTAAGTAATTTAACCAAAGGGATTGACCGAGCAGCACAATTAATTGAGCAATTACTGACATTATCTCGCTTAGATAATTTAGAATCATTAGAAGGGGTTGAGGATATTCATTGGGAGCAATTAATTACTTCTCTTATTAGTGAGCGTTATTTTGCCGCACAACAACGTAATATTGAACTAGCATTTAACTTGATCAATAAGCCAATAATTCATCAAGGACAGCCATTATTGCTCTCATTAATGCTACGTAATTTAATTGATAATGCAATTAAATATGGTAGAGAAGGAAGTATGGTTACCGTTATTCTTAATACACACAATCTTATCATTGAAGATAATGGTGGCGGAGTCAGTGATGATGATTTAGATAAATTGGGTCAGCGTTTTTATCGTCCAGCAGGACAAAATGAAAAAGGCAGTGGATTAGGTTTATCTATCGTAAAACGTATTGCTGAATTACATCAATATCATATTCATCTCTCACATCATTTTGATAGCAATCATAACAAAGGGCTTAAAGTGACTATTGAGTGGTAA
- a CDS encoding AzlC family ABC transporter permease produces MSFTVENTWKSIFKLTLPILMGYLAAGIAYGLLATSAGLPVWFTITMSFTVFSGTAQYAAIPFFVSGASLVSVFLSTLLMSLRFIFYTLNIRQNLPDNPVHKLVSLSYLTDESFALLSTVPSENQKSIILKVNLLGMSYWVLATIIGVILGDSVSQYIPNLDFALPCLFAILAYEQYKSQKQWKAIFIAFVCFLLAQSISSTSILLIAIILAIVIVIFLPSSFIDSKGQKNGNH; encoded by the coding sequence ATGTCGTTTACTGTTGAAAACACATGGAAAAGTATTTTTAAATTAACGTTGCCAATATTAATGGGCTATTTAGCTGCTGGGATTGCCTATGGTCTGCTTGCAACCAGTGCAGGCTTACCTGTATGGTTTACGATTACGATGAGTTTCACGGTATTTTCTGGTACTGCACAATATGCGGCTATTCCCTTTTTTGTTTCTGGTGCCAGCTTAGTTTCAGTATTCCTCAGTACATTATTGATGAGCCTACGCTTTATTTTTTATACATTAAATATACGCCAGAACTTACCCGATAATCCTGTACATAAGCTAGTGAGTTTAAGCTACTTAACGGATGAAAGTTTTGCTTTACTTTCCACTGTTCCGTCTGAAAATCAAAAATCGATAATTTTAAAAGTAAATTTATTGGGTATGTCTTATTGGGTACTCGCAACTATTATTGGTGTGATTTTAGGTGACTCCGTTTCGCAATATATTCCTAATCTCGATTTTGCTTTACCTTGTCTGTTTGCGATTTTGGCCTACGAACAATATAAGAGCCAAAAACAATGGAAAGCGATTTTTATTGCCTTCGTTTGTTTCTTACTTGCTCAATCTATTAGCAGCACTAGCATCTTACTTATCGCAATTATTCTAGCGATTGTTATTGTTATTTTTCTACCAAGTTCATTTATAGATAGTAAAGGACAAAAAAATGGAAACCATTGA
- a CDS encoding AzlD domain-containing protein, translated as METIDIIYMLIALVLGAQICRLIPLVLPKTIISHPILQKLNRILPLIIMILLVLTSLALPKEGTGYTLLIAQVLALITVILSYHWFKNILISVSLGVLNVNLLIWLLG; from the coding sequence ATGGAAACCATTGATATTATCTATATGTTGATCGCACTAGTACTGGGTGCGCAAATTTGTCGTTTAATTCCATTAGTGTTGCCTAAAACAATTATCTCTCATCCCATTTTGCAAAAATTAAATAGAATCTTACCGCTTATCATTATGATTCTATTAGTTTTAACCAGCTTAGCATTACCAAAAGAAGGAACTGGTTATACGTTATTGATTGCACAGGTTTTAGCGTTAATTACCGTTATCTTAAGTTACCATTGGTTTAAGAATATTTTAATTAGTGTGTCTTTAGGTGTATTAAATGTAAATCTATTGATTTGGTTATTAGGATAA
- the tpiA gene encoding triose-phosphate isomerase has protein sequence MARRPLVMGNWKLNGNKAFTKELIEGLKKELADVKGCGVAIAPPVMYLAEAEVALAGQDVIALGSQNVDLNVSGAFTGDISTEMLKDFGAKYIIIGHSERRTYHKESDEFIAKKFAALKTAGLVPVLCIGETESENEAGQTEAVVSRQLDAVLDTLGAEAFNGAVIAYEPVWAIGTGKSATPAQAQAVHAFIRGHIAKKSQAVADQVIIQYGGSVNDANAAELFTQPDIDGALVGGASLKAPAFAVIVKAAEKAKA, from the coding sequence ATGGCACGTCGTCCTTTAGTTATGGGAAACTGGAAATTAAATGGTAACAAAGCATTTACTAAAGAATTAATTGAAGGTTTAAAAAAAGAACTTGCAGATGTTAAAGGTTGCGGAGTTGCAATTGCACCACCTGTTATGTATTTAGCAGAAGCAGAAGTGGCATTAGCTGGTCAAGATGTGATTGCATTAGGCTCACAAAATGTAGATTTAAATGTAAGTGGTGCATTTACTGGTGATATTTCAACTGAAATGTTAAAAGATTTTGGTGCAAAATATATCATTATCGGTCACTCAGAACGTCGTACTTATCATAAAGAAAGCGATGAATTTATTGCGAAAAAATTCGCAGCATTAAAAACAGCGGGTTTAGTACCAGTATTATGTATCGGTGAAACTGAATCTGAAAATGAAGCAGGTCAAACAGAAGCAGTAGTTTCAAGACAATTAGATGCAGTATTAGACACATTAGGTGCAGAAGCATTTAATGGCGCAGTCATTGCTTATGAGCCAGTATGGGCAATTGGTACAGGTAAATCTGCAACTCCAGCTCAAGCACAAGCTGTTCATGCGTTTATTCGTGGACACATTGCTAAGAAATCACAAGCGGTTGCTGATCAAGTAATCATTCAATACGGTGGTTCTGTAAATGATGCAAATGCAGCAGAATTATTTACTCAACCAGATATTGATGGTGCATTAGTAGGTGGCGCATCATTAAAAGCACCTGCATTTGCGGTAATAGTGAAAGCAGCGGAAAAAGCAAAAGCTTAA
- a CDS encoding S6 family peptidase — protein MSHKKFKIKLLVVVITTSLSNLSLSSIVRNDVNYQYFRDFAENKGKFYVGASNVPIYDLSDQPIGIMLKNIPMIDFSSTERLHGIATAINPQYVVSVAHNNPLGWYNSLQFGGQGFHPDTQDYDYRLVNRNNYPTPDPKNNLNWDYQLPRLNKLITEAVPSTQISDGLNNATYLDSERFVSFIRVGSGLQKVINRQNEREWKRDAYNYLTGGAPLKQGGRVRGWSYSGGNVFDSPYGPLITYGLPGDSGSPIWVYDKQENKWLLHSVLQAYRTETSMANNGALIRKDWNDAIIQNNFSEDINNDSTAPLIWKLTDIDGKSIITDNQDTIHSVDIYNPSLQEPQNARPIIPAIDHGKSVRFTGNEGKLTLVENINQGAGALYFNANFTVQGQDNTTTWLGAGISVTEGKIVNWKVKNPKNDRLSKIGKGTLHINGIGENLGNISIGDGTVILDQGADPQGKKQAFNQLGIVSGRPTVILNSADQIDPNQIYFGFRGGKLDINGNELTFNHIKNVDEGAIIVNHNSTQSATINIVGNDPISKQDLNIGDREYANKDLYIKNGHLYFLPTKDRSSRHPYFPNNKQSNEYWEYLGEDAEKAKEIAVERKNKQLLLSGFNGYFGERDPHLHNGKLNINFQPKSDDHLLLISGGTELNGNLSLDKGKVILSGRPTPHAYDHLHYKEVVIADDWINRSFNATNMIVSNNATLHISRNVSAVNSDFQANNNATLNLGFIQGTTPECIRTDHSGIINCNTNPLAENVLGSIPTTQIQGNIILSDNANLNLGKSILTGSVAGKSTTKTTLNRESKWILTQDSTVGELNLSSGSEIQLNDLASTASTEKYNTLSIDKLTGNGFFRYTTNLNKALGDKVIIHSKAEGEHKLFVQDSGLEPKTDELTLFTVNNFAQNALNLSVSLANPNKVVDLGTYRYQLKRKNDDYVLSIAHKNGISVSTEKPKAPPLVHTNGEGVTAEDNPEIYFKNGKGVTAEDKPEIYFKNGEGVIVKDKPEIYFKNGEGVTAEDKPEIYFKNGEVVNVEDKPEIYFKNGEGVTAEDKPEIYFKNGEGVIVKDKPEIYFKNGESVTAEDKPEIYFKNGEGVTAEDKPEIYFKNGEGMTAEDKPEIYFKNGEGVTAEDKPEIYFKNGEGVTVEDKPEIYFKNGEGVNAEDKPEIYFKNGEGVNAEDKPEIYFKNGEGVNAEDKPEIYFKNGEGVNAEDKPEIYFKNGESVTAEDKPEVYFKNGEGVTAEDKPEIYFKNGEGVNAEDKPEIYFKNGEGVNAEDKPEIYFKNGESVTAEDKPEVYFKNGEGVTAEDKPEADFKSLNLTTEDKIGTIDNNSTQAEMISRYANTALSELSSQMNTLLITNGTIEKEIIDNDTDNLRVWSNIQHAEMHNSSDYYREYQQSNLLTQVGVEKAVHHNVLVGGVLSHSHSSNTFDDNISGKGKLLQFNLYAKKIWENRFFSSLDMSYGKTHNRINTQDQIKFNRDIISVGWLLGKSWLFDDIEIKPSMGIRYYHLSDSNYELAGAKIAIKPVDVVTYQLGLGINKTFNFNKLTIIPEFQLNFVDTLDKNINLTVNNIRLNQKIGRYFENQLGVTAKYHQWGINVHASLLNGNEIRKQHVVGLKLSYNW, from the coding sequence ATGTCACATAAAAAGTTTAAAATTAAGTTATTAGTTGTGGTGATTACTACATCTTTATCTAATCTTTCTCTATCATCTATTGTTAGAAATGATGTTAATTACCAATATTTTAGAGATTTTGCTGAAAATAAAGGAAAGTTTTATGTTGGAGCAAGCAATGTACCAATTTATGATTTGAGTGATCAACCAATCGGAATAATGCTAAAAAATATTCCAATGATCGATTTTAGTTCAACAGAACGTCTTCATGGTATTGCAACAGCAATTAATCCTCAATATGTTGTTAGCGTTGCTCATAATAATCCTCTTGGTTGGTATAACTCACTTCAATTTGGTGGTCAAGGATTCCATCCTGATACTCAAGATTACGATTATCGGCTTGTAAATAGAAATAACTATCCAACCCCTGATCCCAAAAATAATCTCAATTGGGACTATCAATTGCCTCGTTTAAATAAATTAATTACAGAGGCTGTACCTTCAACCCAAATATCTGATGGATTGAATAATGCAACTTATTTGGATAGCGAGCGATTTGTTTCCTTTATACGTGTAGGTTCTGGCTTACAAAAAGTGATTAATCGACAAAATGAACGAGAATGGAAAAGAGATGCGTATAACTATCTGACTGGAGGAGCTCCATTAAAACAAGGCGGTAGAGTAAGAGGATGGTCATATTCTGGTGGTAATGTATTTGATAGTCCTTATGGGCCATTAATTACTTATGGCTTGCCTGGCGACAGCGGATCGCCTATTTGGGTCTATGATAAACAGGAAAATAAATGGCTTTTACATAGCGTTTTACAAGCCTATAGAACGGAAACTAGTATGGCTAACAATGGAGCTCTTATTAGAAAAGATTGGAATGATGCTATTATTCAAAATAATTTCTCCGAAGATATTAATAATGATTCTACAGCGCCATTAATTTGGAAATTAACAGACATTGATGGAAAAAGTATCATTACTGATAATCAAGACACAATACACTCTGTTGATATATATAATCCATCTTTGCAAGAACCTCAGAATGCTCGCCCAATTATTCCTGCAATAGATCATGGTAAAAGTGTTCGTTTTACGGGCAATGAAGGAAAATTAACTTTAGTTGAAAATATAAATCAAGGGGCTGGAGCATTATATTTTAATGCGAATTTTACTGTGCAAGGGCAAGATAATACAACTACATGGCTAGGCGCAGGAATTTCGGTTACTGAAGGTAAGATAGTCAATTGGAAAGTTAAGAATCCGAAAAATGATCGCCTCTCTAAGATTGGAAAAGGTACACTACATATCAACGGAATAGGAGAAAACCTCGGTAATATTAGTATTGGAGATGGAACAGTTATTCTAGATCAAGGCGCGGATCCACAAGGGAAAAAACAGGCATTTAATCAGCTAGGAATTGTAAGCGGTCGCCCAACTGTAATACTAAATAGTGCAGATCAAATCGATCCTAACCAGATTTACTTTGGATTTCGTGGCGGAAAATTGGATATCAATGGTAATGAACTTACATTCAACCATATAAAAAATGTAGATGAGGGTGCTATTATTGTTAACCATAATAGTACACAATCTGCCACAATTAATATTGTAGGCAATGACCCGATTTCTAAACAAGATCTTAATATTGGTGATCGAGAATATGCTAATAAAGATCTTTATATCAAAAATGGTCATTTATATTTTTTACCCACTAAAGATCGCTCTTCGCGCCATCCTTATTTTCCAAATAATAAACAAAGTAATGAGTATTGGGAATATCTAGGAGAAGATGCGGAAAAGGCGAAAGAAATCGCAGTTGAAAGAAAAAATAAACAGCTCTTACTTTCTGGATTTAATGGATATTTTGGCGAAAGAGATCCACATTTACATAATGGTAAATTAAATATTAATTTCCAACCTAAATCAGACGATCACTTATTATTGATATCAGGCGGCACAGAATTAAACGGAAATTTAAGTCTGGATAAGGGTAAAGTTATTCTTTCAGGCAGACCGACACCACATGCTTATGATCATCTTCATTATAAAGAAGTTGTTATTGCTGATGATTGGATAAACCGCTCTTTTAATGCAACAAACATGATTGTATCTAATAATGCCACATTACATATTAGTCGTAATGTTTCAGCAGTAAATTCAGATTTTCAAGCAAATAATAATGCCACTTTAAATCTTGGCTTTATTCAAGGCACAACACCTGAATGTATCAGAACCGATCATTCTGGCATAATCAATTGCAATACGAATCCTTTAGCTGAAAATGTATTAGGATCTATTCCTACTACTCAAATACAGGGCAATATCATTTTATCTGATAATGCTAATTTAAATCTTGGGAAAAGCATACTAACAGGAAGTGTTGCAGGGAAAAGTACCACAAAAACAACTTTGAATAGGGAGAGTAAATGGATACTTACCCAAGATAGCACAGTCGGCGAATTAAATTTATCTTCAGGATCAGAAATTCAATTAAATGATCTCGCATCTACAGCAAGTACTGAAAAATATAATACGTTAAGTATAGATAAGCTTACCGGTAATGGATTTTTTAGATATACCACAAATTTAAATAAAGCGTTAGGCGACAAAGTTATCATTCACAGTAAAGCAGAAGGAGAGCATAAATTATTTGTTCAAGACTCTGGTTTAGAACCTAAAACTGATGAATTAACATTATTTACAGTCAATAACTTTGCACAAAATGCATTGAATTTAAGTGTATCCTTGGCGAATCCTAATAAAGTTGTCGATTTAGGCACCTATCGCTATCAATTAAAACGAAAAAATGATGATTATGTATTATCCATTGCTCATAAAAATGGCATATCCGTCAGTACAGAAAAACCTAAAGCACCACCGTTAGTACATACAAATGGCGAAGGCGTGACAGCAGAAGATAATCCTGAAATCTATTTTAAAAATGGTAAAGGAGTGACAGCGGAAGACAAACCTGAAATCTATTTTAAAAATGGTGAGGGTGTGATTGTAAAAGATAAGCCAGAAATTTATTTTAAAAATGGTGAAGGAGTGACAGCGGAAGACAAACCAGAAATCTATTTTAAAAATGGTGAGGTTGTGAATGTGGAAGATAAGCCTGAAATCTATTTTAAAAATGGTGAGGGTGTGACAGCAGAAGATAAGCCTGAAATCTATTTTAAAAATGGTGAGGGTGTGATTGTAAAAGATAAGCCTGAAATCTATTTTAAAAATGGTGAAAGCGTGACAGCAGAAGATAAGCCTGAAATCTATTTTAAAAATGGCGAAGGCGTGACTGCGGAAGATAAGCCTGAAATCTATTTTAAAAATGGTGAGGGCATGACAGCGGAAGATAAGCCTGAAATCTATTTTAAAAATGGCGAAGGCGTGACTGCGGAAGATAAGCCTGAAATCTATTTTAAAAATGGTGAGGGTGTGACTGTAGAAGATAAGCCTGAAATCTATTTTAAAAATGGCGAAGGCGTGAATGCGGAAGATAAGCCTGAAATCTATTTTAAAAATGGCGAAGGTGTGAATGCGGAAGATAAGCCTGAAATCTATTTTAAAAATGGTGAGGGAGTGAATGCGGAAGATAAACCTGAAATCTATTTTAAAAATGGTGAGGGAGTGAATGCGGAAGATAAACCTGAAATCTATTTTAAAAATGGTGAGAGCGTGACTGCTGAAGATAAGCCAGAAGTGTATTTTAAAAATGGTGAAGGTGTGACTGCGGAAGATAAGCCTGAAATCTATTTTAAAAATGGTGAGGGAGTGAATGCGGAAGATAAACCTGAAATCTATTTTAAAAATGGTGAGGGTGTGAATGCGGAAGATAAACCTGAAATCTATTTTAAAAATGGTGAGAGCGTGACTGCTGAAGATAAGCCAGAAGTGTATTTTAAAAATGGTGAGGGAGTGACTGCGGAAGATAAACCTGAAGCGGATTTCAAAAGTCTAAATCTTACGACTGAAGATAAGATCGGAACAATTGATAATAATTCGACCCAAGCTGAAATGATTAGTCGTTACGCTAATACTGCGTTATCAGAGTTATCATCTCAAATGAATACATTGTTAATCACAAATGGCACAATTGAGAAAGAAATTATTGATAACGACACGGATAATTTACGTGTTTGGAGTAATATTCAACATGCCGAAATGCATAATTCATCTGATTATTATCGAGAATATCAACAATCGAATTTGTTAACACAAGTTGGAGTCGAAAAAGCGGTTCATCATAATGTGCTAGTGGGTGGAGTATTATCTCATTCCCATTCATCTAACACATTTGATGATAATATTTCTGGAAAAGGAAAACTTCTTCAATTCAATCTTTATGCTAAAAAAATATGGGAAAATAGATTTTTCTCTAGCCTAGATATGAGTTATGGAAAAACACACAATCGTATCAACACTCAAGATCAGATTAAATTTAATCGAGATATTATCAGTGTTGGCTGGCTTTTAGGTAAATCTTGGCTATTTGATGATATTGAAATTAAACCTTCAATGGGCATACGCTACTACCATCTTAGTGATTCAAATTATGAATTGGCTGGGGCTAAAATTGCCATTAAGCCTGTAGATGTTGTAACTTATCAATTAGGACTTGGCATCAATAAAACATTTAATTTTAATAAATTAACCATTATTCCTGAATTTCAGCTGAATTTTGTTGATACGTTAGATAAAAATATCAATTTAACCGTCAATAATATTCGCTTAAACCAAAAAATTGGACGATATTTTGAAAACCAACTTGGCGTCACTGCAAAATATCATCAATGGGGCATTAATGTGCATGCCAGTTTGTTAAATGGTAATGAAATCCGAAAACAGCACGTTGTCGGCTTAAAATTAAGTTATAATTGGTAA
- the truD gene encoding tRNA pseudouridine(13) synthase TruD has translation MDKLAYLLGKPEQTGKLKAEFSDFIVKEELGYPLTGEGEFVAVKIRKTNANTLFVGEKLAEFVGISAKNMSYAGLKDRHAVTEQWFCLHLAGKETPNFDKFQLEGVEVVEVTRHNRKIRVGSLLGNHFEILLRDVKQTDDMTTRLTQLQAVGFPNYFTEQRFGRDGNNLTQAQRWASGEIKVKDRKKRGFYLSAARSEIFNRVVSERISAELINQVTEHDIMQLAGTNSWFVAQNEELSDLNKRLDSGDILLTAPLVGEDTSTQVVSYLEQKIIAEQQLLLNLMAQERTNATRRSMLCKPQNLTWQFEQEGLRLHFFLTSGSYATALVRELIQLEEQ, from the coding sequence ATGGATAAATTAGCATATTTATTAGGGAAACCTGAACAAACCGGGAAATTAAAAGCAGAATTTTCAGATTTTATTGTTAAAGAAGAATTAGGTTATCCTTTAACAGGAGAGGGGGAATTTGTTGCGGTTAAAATTCGTAAAACCAACGCAAACACACTCTTTGTAGGTGAAAAATTAGCAGAATTTGTCGGCATTTCTGCAAAAAATATGAGTTATGCTGGGCTTAAAGATCGTCATGCTGTGACTGAACAATGGTTTTGTTTGCATTTAGCAGGTAAAGAAACGCCTAATTTTGATAAATTCCAATTAGAAGGAGTTGAAGTTGTTGAGGTGACTCGCCACAATCGCAAAATCAGAGTAGGCAGTTTATTAGGTAATCATTTTGAGATATTACTAAGAGATGTAAAACAAACGGATGATATGACCACTCGTTTAACGCAATTACAAGCGGTGGGATTCCCTAATTATTTTACTGAACAACGCTTTGGACGAGATGGTAACAATCTAACCCAAGCTCAACGATGGGCAAGCGGTGAGATTAAAGTCAAAGATCGCAAAAAACGCGGTTTTTATCTCTCTGCCGCACGAAGCGAAATATTTAATCGAGTGGTCTCTGAGCGTATTTCCGCAGAACTGATCAATCAAGTCACTGAACACGATATTATGCAGTTAGCGGGAACAAATAGTTGGTTTGTTGCCCAAAATGAAGAATTATCTGATCTCAACAAGCGGTTAGATTCTGGAGATATTTTACTTACTGCACCATTAGTTGGGGAAGATACATCGACTCAAGTGGTATCTTATTTAGAACAGAAAATCATTGCTGAACAGCAATTATTATTGAATTTAATGGCTCAAGAGCGGACTAATGCTACGCGTCGATCTATGCTTTGTAAGCCTCAAAATTTAACATGGCAATTTGAACAAGAAGGGTTACGTTTACATTTCTTTTTAACTTCGGGAAGCTATGCAACGGCGTTAGTCAGAGAATTAATCCAATTAGAAGAACAATAA
- the surE gene encoding 5'/3'-nucleotidase SurE, which yields MNILLSNDDGIHATGIQVLAKTLRDAGHSVTIVAPDRNRSAASSCLTLVEPLRAHKFENGDYAIIAGTPADCVHLALNGLLDTKFDLVVSGINHGSNLGDDVIYSGTVAAALEGRHLPLPSIAVSLTGKHGSNFLSGESHFDTAAKIVLDLLPKLNAGCVATNQVLNINVPNLPYDQLQGLLSTRLGERSAAAEIIKEQDPRGASIYWIGASGKPIDEKEGTDFYAINHNYVSITPIHADMTAHQSIETLKGIL from the coding sequence ATGAATATTTTATTAAGTAACGATGATGGCATTCATGCCACAGGCATTCAAGTTTTAGCAAAAACATTACGTGATGCAGGTCACAGCGTGACTATTGTCGCACCAGATAGAAATAGAAGTGCGGCATCGAGCTGTCTTACCTTAGTGGAGCCGTTACGAGCTCATAAGTTTGAGAATGGTGATTATGCCATCATTGCAGGTACACCTGCCGATTGCGTACATTTAGCATTAAATGGCTTATTAGACACTAAATTTGATTTAGTTGTATCGGGTATCAATCATGGCTCTAATTTAGGCGATGACGTAATCTATTCAGGTACAGTTGCAGCCGCATTAGAAGGTCGCCACTTACCTCTGCCATCTATTGCTGTTTCTTTAACAGGGAAACACGGTTCAAACTTCCTTTCAGGAGAAAGTCATTTTGATACTGCAGCTAAAATAGTTTTAGACCTATTACCTAAACTCAATGCTGGCTGTGTTGCAACAAATCAAGTACTAAATATTAATGTCCCTAATTTACCTTATGATCAATTACAAGGATTACTCAGTACTCGTTTAGGAGAACGCTCAGCTGCTGCAGAAATTATAAAAGAACAAGATCCGAGAGGTGCAAGCATCTATTGGATTGGTGCAAGTGGTAAGCCTATTGATGAAAAAGAAGGGACAGACTTTTATGCAATAAACCATAATTATGTTTCTATTACTCCGATTCATGCTGATATGACTGCTCATCAATCTATTGAAACACTGAAAGGTATTCTATAA
- a CDS encoding YqaA family protein — MQIFGPIYDKTMRWSKHKFATYWLMLVSFIEAIFFPIPPDVMLIPMSMSKPKMAVRYAVYTTIASAIGGIIGYTLGYFAFDWIKGFIVDWGMQANFDRMVVWFETWGIAVIFLAGFSPIPYKIFTICAGVMQMAFFPFVITSAISRFARFIIVAKLSAWGGEKYAEKIHRSIEVIGWGSVVLAAIAYMLYTFLK, encoded by the coding sequence ATGCAGATCTTTGGTCCAATTTATGACAAAACAATGAGATGGTCTAAGCATAAATTTGCGACATATTGGCTAATGTTAGTAAGTTTCATTGAGGCTATATTTTTTCCTATCCCACCCGACGTGATGTTAATCCCGATGTCGATGAGTAAACCTAAAATGGCGGTTCGTTATGCGGTGTATACAACTATTGCTTCCGCAATCGGCGGTATAATTGGCTACACATTGGGATACTTTGCATTTGATTGGATCAAAGGTTTTATTGTAGATTGGGGAATGCAAGCTAATTTTGACCGTATGGTAGTGTGGTTTGAAACTTGGGGAATTGCCGTAATTTTTTTAGCGGGATTTTCTCCTATTCCCTATAAAATATTTACAATCTGTGCAGGTGTAATGCAAATGGCATTTTTCCCTTTTGTGATTACGTCTGCAATTTCTCGTTTTGCTCGGTTCATTATTGTGGCAAAATTATCTGCATGGGGCGGAGAAAAATACGCTGAGAAAATTCACCGTTCTATTGAAGTCATTGGTTGGGGAAGTGTGGTTCTTGCTGCAATTGCCTATATGCTTTACACATTCTTAAAATAA